In one Gracilinanus agilis isolate LMUSP501 chromosome 6, AgileGrace, whole genome shotgun sequence genomic region, the following are encoded:
- the LOC123251312 gene encoding olfactory receptor 508-like, giving the protein MEFKPSENYTAVVDFLILGLTDDPFLSIILFVLFVGIYLFTVMGNFCTIILIRLSPQLHTPMYLFLSHLAFVDVGYSTSVTPNLLVNFMVEKNIITYPGCVTQLCSLVTFGATESFLLTFMAYDRYMAICNPLLYSVKMSDQVCSLLIMTSYVGGCLNGVTYTGCLLNLFFCGPNVINHFFCDFSPLVKLSCHHAFIAEILPAIYSAIIIAIALVTIAISYLYIFFTILNMNSTEGKHKAFSTCTSHLTAVTLFYGTIIFIYVMPTSSYSTDQNKVVSIFYIVVIPMLNPMIYSLRNKEIKDALKRLVSTKRHS; this is encoded by the coding sequence ATGGAATTTAAGCCATCGGAAAACTACACTGCAGTGGTCGACTTCCTTATTCTGGGATTAACGGATGatccctttctttccatcattCTCTTTGTGTTATTTGTGGGGATATATTTATTCACTGTCATGGGAAATTTCTGTACAATCATTCTAATCAGGTTGAGTCCCCAGCTTCACACCCCCATGTACCTCTTTCTGAGTCATTTGGCTTTTGTTGATGTTGGGTATTCCACATCTGTTACACCTAACTTGCTAGTGAATTTTATGGTGGAGAAAAACATCATTACTTATCCTGGTTGTGTAACCCAATTATGTTCCCTGGTCACCTTTGGGGCCACAGAGTCTTTCTTACTTACATTCATGGCTTATGACCGCTACATGGCCATTTGTAACCCATTGCTTTACTCTGTGAAGATGTCTGATCAGGTCTGCTCTCTCTTAATCATGACTTCCTATGTTGGTGGCTGTTTGAATGGGGTAACTTATACAGGATGCTTATTGAATTTATTCTTTTGTGGCCCTAATGTCATCAATCACTTTTTCTGTGACTTCTCTCCTTTGGTCAAGCTTTCCTGTCATCATGCCTTTATAGCAGAAATACTTCCTGCTATCTACTctgcaataataatagctatagcTCTTGTAACCATTGCCATCTCCTATCTGTACATCTTCTTCACCATTCTCAATATGAACTCGACAGAAGGAAAACACAAAGCCTTCTCCACTTGTACCTCTCACCTCACTGCAGTCACTCTTTTCTATGGAAccattatattcatttatgtGATGCCTACATCCAGCTATTCCACAGATCAGAACAAAGTGGTGTCCATCTTCTATATTGTGGTGATCCCAATGTTGAATCCCATGATCTATAGCCTGAGgaacaaagagatta